A single Zootoca vivipara chromosome 1, rZooViv1.1, whole genome shotgun sequence DNA region contains:
- the NUSAP1 gene encoding nucleolar and spindle-associated protein 1, whose product MEAPSAQQLEALKYGELRRLAKSAGLKANLKADKLLHLLKQHFLVPVKENGSMVNKRGLSTDTDEVNSSQSLENDSMVTKRRRKQKNDDAQGNPEGKTELSEKEILTEVTEYEEAQDVESRKTLKTSQNKCLLNSGIVENLADNSDNECQQKDRKTRRKGGRSLVDPVSEKKPERTRFVSTTPNFKKIHEAQFKKMQSIDQYIERKNKMIRNFSNSVNEVKMLSQKTSQKHTQNSNSKKRSSSRGFLLSPYPQRNKQSAVCTPVNLQYSPCNSSGTANKSILSQKSIFSSTSLSNTKMNVRFSTSTKDNEHKRSLTKTPSRKTPFLKVDTPASQKSNKSITMTNFKGSATKHPSAETSTNSAVTPFKFEATSAKKPVFDLQASLSRPLGYQPHKGKLKPWGKSKENLQTPCSHKKRNYKQPLLQTREERRERHVQGRQQRKDEVLRSRRGLTVV is encoded by the exons ATGGAGGCTCCTTCCGCGCAGCAGCTGGAGGCGCTCAAGTACGGCGAGCTGAGGCGCCTGGCCAAGAGTGCGGGGCTGAAAGCCAACCTCAAG GCAGACAAGTTGTTACATTTGTTGAAGCAGCACTTCCTTGTACCAGTAAAGGAAAATGGAAGTATG GTAAACAAAAGAGGCTTATCTACAGATACAGATGAGGTGAACAGCAGTCAAAGTCTTGAAAATGATTCCATGGTGACTAAAAGGCGTAGAAAACAGAAAAATGATGATGCACAGGGAAACCCAGAAGGAAAAACAGAACTTTCAGAGAAAGAG ATTCTGACAGAGGTGACAGAATATGAAGAGGCTCAGGATGTTGAGTCTAGAAAGACGCTGAAGACCAGCCAAAACAAGTGTCTGTTGAACAGTGGAATTGTAGAAAATTTAGCAGATAACTCGGATAATGAATGTCAACAAAAGGACAGAAAAACCAGAAGAAAAGGAG GTAGGAGTCTTGTGGATCCTGTCTCTGAAAAGAAACCTGAGAGAACAAGATTTGTTTCTACCACTCCAA ACTTTAAGAAAATTCACGAGGCTCAGTTCAAGAAAATGCAATCTATTGATCAATACattgaaaggaaaaataaaatgattCGCAACTTCAGCAATTCAGTTAATGAGGTGAAG ATGCTGTCTCAGAAGACATCTCAGAAACACACTCAAAACAGTAATTCCAAG AAGCGTTCCAGTTCCAGAGGGTTTTTATTAAGCCCTTATCCTCAAAGGAATAAGCAGTCTGCTGTGTGTACTCCTGTAAACTTGCAATACTCACCATGCAATTCTTCTGGCACTGCAAACAAAAGCATCTTATCTCAAAAATCAATATTCAGCTCAACCAGCCTCTCTAATACCAAGATGAATGTCAG ATTCTCTACATCTACAAAGGATAACGAGCACAAGCGCTCCCTTACCAAGACGCCATCTAGAAAAACTCCTTTCCTGAAAGTTGATaccccagccagccagaagaGCAATAAGTCAATAACTATGACAAATTTCAAAGGAAGTGCAACAAAACATCCATCAGCAGAAACCTCAACAAACTCTG CTGTTACCCCTTTCAAGTTTGAAGCCACCAGTGCAAAGAAACCAGTATTTGATCTACAAGCAAGTCTGTCAAGACCTCTTGGCTATCAGCCACATAAAG GAAAACTGAAACCTTGGGGCAAATCAAAGGAGAACCTCCAGACTCCATgttcacacaaaaaaagaaattataaaCAGCCACTTCTTCAGACCAG